The region CCTTGACCGTAATGTTGAACTGTTTCTTCATAAATTGGATAAAGAGGGCTAATAGGCGAATAATAGAGCGTGCTGGCCTATTGTCTTTGAAGTAGAAATCCCAAACGTATCGGGAGTTTCGGCAAGTTATTAGCATCTGACTCTTTTCCTTAGTGAAGCTGTCCGCCTCGTactcatggaagtcgatTGCAATTCTTTCTCCAGGACCTTCGTCATTTAGTCTTAGCGCCCTTCTTATTTGgcgcttcgactttgatctGCCGCAGGCGTCACATTGTACTGTGGTGATTCCtttgatcctcaccccctcagattgctgtATGAGGTGTTCAATAGCGGATGGCCCTGGATGTCCTAGTCGTTTATGCCATAGCATGGCTGTCGCCCTTTGTGGTGATCGCTTGGTtcgattcatacgcacatgGAAGGCTGAGTCGAATGGAGTGGTGTCTTCGATAATCCATTGCCCATGGCGTTCCGATAGGATAGCAATAATTgttccatcccatcgtcgcaggcttgttggatcttcccgattgtcccaccatattccttgtcgtcggagtagcctgaatgatactaggctgcagaggaagtctggaCACCACGCAACGTTGACAATGTGCAAGGCTTGTTTGTCCTGAGATCCCTCTGTTGTCAATGTGACagctccgtatcctcgtatCCAGACTTTGGAACTGCCGGCCCAGATGTAGTCCCCTGGCGTCGACGGGCGTACGTCTTCAATTCTTGAGAGGTcgttgcagatgtgcgtaGTCGAGCCGGAATCCAGGATGAAGGCATCCTTTAATGGATATCCTTGTTGGCTTGCGctgaatgccgctttcatcgtgccctcatcaattcttgagatttcgcgtccatctagtcaTTCAATGACTGcgtccggtgtttgtgatgtcttgatATGAGGTGTAATCGATCGTGACGTTGTCGAGAATCGAGGTCGTTTAGTCTCTGGGGACATTTCCTGCATCGTTCTCTGTAAGTTGGTGTCATTTTcaagtttgtactgtactAATCTTGCGATGCCTCGATTTGGCTTGAACCATTCAGGTGCCTTGGCTTTGTTCACATAGTAGCAGTCAGATATCTCATGACGCTGTTCACAGGCAGGACATATGTCTCCAGCTTTCGCTGAATTCCTCTCCGGGATCTGCTTGGTTCTGGTACTTTGACCATCCATCTTGCGTTTGTTTGATTGCCTAGGGTTTCCCCGGCCTTGGTTGGATGGCGCTCTTAATTCCACACTAGAGGCGTCCCTCAGTGTGTCCGAGTCGGGttcaccgctcgccgcgtatAAGTCTCCTACCGCGAAGGCGCTCTTTGGCTTCCCTCTTGATGGATATTGAAGACTCATATAttcacggaagagtttcatcatccTTTTCCTATTCATGGCTTTCTTATCGTACCCTGGCCCTTGGAACCCTGCGGTCCAGGTTGATGCCATTTTAGATACGGAGCCTAGGAAGTCGTCTATTACGGCTTGTGTTTGCATAACCTCGGCCACCTCAAGGGTTTCAGCTCGAGTTGCAGCCTGATCGTATTCATTTAGCCACGTCTCCCAGTTTGTGGTTGAACGCATTGGCTTGAGTGCGGCTTGGTATCTCTCTCGTGCTCGCGctctctcctcgtcttcatccacTCCAACTGTGTCTTGGAGGGCGGTTATCCAGTCGCGCGGCGTGCCGTTCTCGGCGCAACAGCTAagttgtaaatggggtgttaCGGTTGTAAGGATGTGTTCGACCATCTTTGAGATTTTGTTGCTTTCTTCTTGATAGTCCCTCTCCCGTATTTTGTATGACTCAAGGCGCAGCTTGTAGTCGTCGCGATCCTCCTTATACGCTTCTTGTCCTTTCTCTGAGAGTTCTGACACTCGCGTTGGTATAGTGGGGATTCGtgaggttgttgtcgacaTTTCTGTAGTGTCTTGTGCTGATCCTCGCGTGTTGCCTCTAGCGTTTCGGGTGGTATGCGATGAGGCAGCTGAGGGGCTACTTGACGGTTCATACTGCGAAATGTCTGGGGTAGCGGAGCCTCCGGTTGGATGCGCTGGAGTCGCACTCCTTCGGGGTCCAACAGTGGCCAAATGCCTTGCGACTGGCATTTCAGCTTAAGTTGGCGGTACCAAGGGATCCAGTTGCTTGAGTCGGTGAGGATGACCGTCGCGTCCCGTTGGGTCTGGATTGTTGCCATTTTCGTGGTTTTATCGCTCGTTATtgaggcagtgagactcttaattgtcagatataatgagatattgcacaaaagtgatggatgttgatgattgtgtgtattgtgttctgtctatcgtgtgtccgcgcttgtggccctcttgaggggcgcactgaccctctctacgctgattggttgctgccaacgtcgagtaaccctgctatctgacaattGGAGTCGCACCTTAACAGTATCAAATGGGTACTCTACACTCATACCGGCGGCGCCCGCAACAAAACCTGATACAACATGTTTGAAAAATTCACCCTCGTATAGAACAGTTGCCATTGCCTGTGTAGCTTAAATTATTGTAAAACGTAGAACAGGCTCCGTAGGTTCTGCTAAACTTCTTCTAGCCTTATGTAGGTTTCTTATTACACTTACTAGTTACGATTTGTCTTTGTAGAAAACCTTAATTAGTAATAAGTTGTCGGAAATATTTAGCGGCTATCTTTGTTAGATTATAATGCGTCTTACTTTTCTAGAAATTGAGCTATGTCTTTCTTTGTCCTGTTTACGTTATTACTAATATTTCTATCCTACCGATACGAATAACGTGCTTCATAAGCGAGAGAACCACTCAACTAAGCTGACCAGCAAACCCTACTAATACGCCTGCACAATAGCAGCCTGTAATGTTCCCATCGACGGACAGCGCGCTCGAGGTACCAGAGTTAATGATAACGTACTCCACGGGTTGAGCGGTCATTTTTGCTAAGCCTCTACCAAACTTCGCCTATTATTGCACAAAGTAGCCTACTTTCCCCCTTTATAGTACAGTACAACATAAAATATTATTCAGAGTCCACTTCTGCTACTTACTTCCACGTACGCGCATTATGTCCAGTTCTATTGCACTAGAGCTGTCTGTTGAGCGTCGTCCGCTCCTGCAAGTATTACAATCCCTTCTGCCTTAACCCGCTTTATTTTGTGCGATTCGCGTCGAACAGAGGCCTTATTTGCTGCTCGAAGCTTAGCAATATCCTTAGTTAGCGTACTCCATGAGTAGATCTAGAGATATGAAGCTCTAGATTAGTGATTTCCCTTAGTAAAATTAGAGTGGCGGCTAACCCGTGGAGTACGTTATGCGCAAGTTTTATTGCTCCTTTCAAGGTTAGTGAACTATCGATAAACCTTTCAATCCTTGCCTTCACAAGCGTCGATTGCGACCCTAATTGAAGGTATTACTTAGTGTTAGCGACTGCTAAGGCTCGTTCTTAAGTAGTGACGTATTCTCTCATCGCGTAAGTCAACTCATCGAGTGGGTCAAAGAAGCTTGGCACAACGAACTCATGTTACGACTCTTCAATCTTATCGCTATTGAACAAGGAGCCTATGTACGTTGTGCTTGCATCTGATTTAGAAGATACCTCTATGTCTTTTTTGCACGTTCGCGCATTGTGTCTAGTCTCGCCGCACTTTCTACAGTGCCGTAGAGCTGGTTGAGCTGGCTCTTTATTACTACCACGAGCCCTTTTTGCTGGCGGCACCGTGGAGGACAGTGCCACTAACACCATCGTAAAAATGTATTACTAGTGTACAGAGCTGTGAGATAACTAAGAGACCAATAGAATAAGTGAGTGATATAGTTTCTATTTGTTAACTGTTATTAAATTTCTCTTAGTGCATGCTTAGCTTGATGCATTTAAATCTAGAGGCGGCAGACAATATGCGTAATAAAGAGTTGAACACTATTACTAGCTATACAATTGCCTTTGTTGGATGCACGCTTGTATCCTTATTTCAGCCCGTATTTTATTAACGCGGACTGTTAGtatacacacggtgtgtcgcctacTAAGGCCTAACGTACCGCCTCAATCCTACTTCGGATCCCCTCAGGTCTGATAACCCCGCTCGGACCCGATGAcatgtataccttcgtagccccaCACTGGTAGAAGATACACAcgaataccaatacacaagattaccttagttactgttattcaccgtacgatcgtacaaggccttccaacacaGACTAGATTTTGTTGCGCTACTAAAAGGTCTTTTACTTATTATAAGAGTTTCTCCTAAGATAAAGTCACTGGATACTAAGAAGCATCTAATAGTAAAGATTTCTTAATGATCTGCTATGATATTGCTCGTCTAAACAGGAATGGTTCAAATTTAATGTCGCCACACTAAATAGAGTAAGCCCTGAAAAAGCCTGGAATTTAGTAGAAAAGAAGATGTGGTAGCATTTTTGACCCTTTTAGATAAATCGTACCCTATTGATACGTTTCTAAAGTTAAGCATCAACAGCACACAAAGCAAGATAAGCACGAGTTTTTCCCGGACAGTCAAGTAAGTATTGAGCTCCGAGTAGCTCTTCTGATTAACGATTTTTGAGGCATACAGAGACTAACATACATGGCAGTATGGATCAAGCTAAATATCGTAATTTAGAGGTTTACGATCTAGTTTGCGTCGGGTTTGGGCCGGCATCTCTTTCAATCGCCATTGCCCTAGATGATAGGCACAAAGAGCGAAAATCTTCAGATGCACATGCAGTTCCACCGAAGGTCCTGTTTCTTGAGAAGAAGTTGGCTTTCGGCTGGCATACTGGAATGCTGTTGGAAGATTCGAGGATGCAAATCTCCTTCATAAAAGACCTGGTGACCTTGCGGAACCCCAAGAGCCCTTTTACCTTTATGAATTACCTGCACACTCATAGCAGGCTAGCGGATTTTGCCAACTTAAACACTTTTTCCCCATTCCGGTCCGAATTCGGGGATTACCTAAGATGGTGTGCTGCTCATTTCATCGACGATGCAGCATATGGTCAGGAGGTTTTACAAGTCATACCGGAGGATGCTGAAGGAGATAATCCTGTGCGTCACTTTATTGTCAAGAGCCGTAATGTTGTTACTGGCCTTATCACGTACCGGAAGACGAGACGCGTTGTTATTGCAACAGGTGCACGACCACATTTGCCGGATCATTATCCAAAACACCATCCGAGAGTAGTACACTCCTCCGAGTTCCTACATCGGGTTCCCGGAATACTTGAAGGAATACAACGTCCCAGGATAGCTGTAGTCGGATCGGGCCAAAGCGCTGCTGAGATTTTCGACTATCTTCGTGGGAACTGTCCTGTCTCCACAGTCAACCTCTTGATCCGAGGCCAACATCTCAGACCCAGTGATGATTCTCCTTTGTAAGTATACCTCAAATCTAGGTCTAAACCCTGGCGCACAAGTATCTAATTACGTTAAGCGTCAACGAAATTTTCAATGCGTCCAAAGTAGACGAAGTCTACCACCGAAGCCTTGGAGTTCGCTCTAGGACAATACTAGATGATAAGAACACAAACTATGGCGTTGTAAGAGTCAAACTTCTCGAGCGAATCTACGAGTCGCTCTATAGAGAACGCCTGGGTGGCAATCCTGCAAAGAAACCAATGCATCAGATCTTGAATTTCCGGTCAGTTGTTGCTGTGAATAAGGCAACTCCGGATTCAGAAAGCCTATGCCTTACTATCCAAATACTACCTGGCTCCTGCGAGTCCAAGCAGGATCTAACAACAATGGAAGTTGACTTGTTAATTGCTGCAACTGGTTACAAGCATGGCTATCCAGATGACATCCTCGACGGATGTGCCAGCCTTATTTCGGATGAAAAAGGGGGATGGAGGGTGGACAGAGATTACCGTCTAATGTTTGACGAGGGAAAAGTTTCTCGGGGCGCTGGCATATGGTTGCAAGGTTGTAATGAAGCAACTCATGGAGTAAGTCAAAACACGTCATTGCGCCTGAGATATTTGATCTAGAAGATACTAACGATATGGTAGCTAAGCGACAGTTTGCTATCAGTAATGGCTACAAGAAGTGCTGAGGTGGTTGCGTCTATGTTTGGGTGTAGAACAGCAAAAAGGCCGACCTACTCGCTGTTGTAGCTTGAAGGTTGATATAGACTATATCTGACATTGGGGATTGTTGTTGTTGCATAAGGATAATCTCACGATACGCGGGGCAGGCTTCGACCCGCAACGGGTGGTGATAGAGAATGGGATCTATAGGTACTCCTTAACGAGGTGAAATCAGCCAGGCCTATTGCCTTCTAGTAGCAGCTATATAGACCTTAGCTGCGATCACCTTAGTATCTTATCACATGTCTACAAGAGAAAGAGGTTACAATACAGGCCTTATACCCAGTACCTTAACACAATAGTAGGCAATAGGTATACACAGAACAGTGCTGTCAACAACTTAGCAATTGGAGTTTAAGTCCACAAGCTATAGCAGCAGCAACTTTGACTGCAACGGTCGCGGCAACAACAGAGCAACTGCAGCTTGGCTGCTCGAGGCATCACGTGCTAGCCTTGAGCGAGGTATCGAAGCCTCGCAGCAGTCTTCGCGATATGAGCACGTGTCGAGATCTCGGCTTGATCCGATGTGAGAGTTACCCCAGATTTCCAAAGTTCGGATCAATAGTCCAGAAAGCCATAGGTAGCGAGGAAAAGGTGGTTGTTTGGTCGTTGAGCTCAACGAGCCAGATATCGATGCCAGGCAGCAGGTATAGGTTTTGTGAAGGATACAAAATTAGTGCAGTGCACTCATGATCTCTCCTATCGCGACAAAATTGCTATTAATCTTCGTCATTTCGAATTGATCGTCGCAAGCTCTCGTAGCCTTGAATTGCTCATCGTTTTGAGCATGTAGCTCTTAATCTTGAACCGTATACCGTACGGTGTTGGCTGTAGGTCTGGTGGGGCGGCTGCCATCGTCTATGGTAATGCTCTCTTCATTCTGATGCTGCTTTATGCGCCATTTTTCGAGCGCCTGGTTGATCTTGTCTCTCGAATCCTTGTCTCTGACTCATTTAAAGCCTGCGTGCAGCTTTTTACGTTATAGCCAGCCTCTCCGCAGTTGCCGCAGCGTCGGCCACCACAAGCCTTTTCTACCAGCGGCACCGTAGAGGACGGTGCTAGGCCGGCCCGCAACGCTGCCTCACCGTACTCCATAGTGCCACCAGTCTAGAGACGCCTCCTTCTACGTAATTTTCGCTTAGTTATTATTATTAATCGTTCTTGAAGGTCGCAAACGTATTCTGTTACAAGCGCAGCTTCTTGCGGCATTTGCTGAGTACCTCTGTCAAGCCGTGGGTAGGCTTCCTGTAACATTGTAGGACAACGCTGGAAGGAGTCGCAAACTAGCTTCGACTGTGATCCAAACTCAGAAGTGTTGCTGCGCACCTTAGACTGCCGTAAAGTTCCTTCTAGCAGGGGTGCTGGCGGGGTGCGGAGCCGTACGTCAAGTATTACGGTAGATGCAGTCTTGTGTAAAATAGGTGTAACTGCACAAGACAGTCAGTCATCGTCCGCGGTCGTTATCAAGATAGATGCTATCAATATATAGAGAGGCGTGCGTAAGCAGGAGGATGATTAGTCCGAAGTAGGATCAAGGCGGGTAGTTGAGACCACCATCACATGATGCACATGATTCACTATCCTCATGAACCGTTATATTAAGCCTATTTAACACAACCTGCGCGTTAATAgggttggttggttggttggttggttggttggttggttggttggtaTTCATTTTGCGTCTAGTTGATGGGGATTAAGTCCACCATCTCGCCTCCCGAAGGGCATATACGACGTGCTAAGCTATGGAATTACAGTGCTAACACACTACCTTAGAAAGCATTTCTTGCCTGCGCGGGTATTGCTACCATTTCAGAACTACAGCCCCCCTTCCAGCTGGGGAGACTGAGCTATGTATGTACATTAAGGAGATTTCCTTGCATTTTGAGGCCTCTATGTGCcgagagagagagagagagagagtgtgtgtgtgtgtgtgtagGTATCGCAGTAGACAAGACGTCAACAACTGCATATGAGAACTGCGTTGATTGTCCTACGGAGTAGATACACAAGGTTATATACATAAGATATACGTAAGCACATAACGGCAAAGgagtgaaagtgaaggtTGTAGAACATTCGGCCAAGAAGCATCGGGCCGATTCCAAGAAGGGTAGTCCTGAATGGCAACAGTAGGCAAGCACATTTGTAACTGCATGAGCAGTGTCGGGTCGGAGGCTGTAGATCAACGATTGTTTTGCTATCTCTTGTCATGTTATGATGTATGTGTACAAGAGCTCTCGGCTCCGAGGTAAGTGCActtgcccaccgggcagtgcctgctACAATAGgatatcatgtgactctaGTCACGTGGTTACAACATTTCATCATATTGTGTGTGCGAGATGCGGAAGACGAGTGTAGAAAGGCCTATCGCAGGCGAGATAAATAATGTGAAAGCGACAAAGGAGGAGCCATGAGGCTTGTGCTTCAATATCTTTCTGTACACACT is a window of Pyrenophora tritici-repentis strain M4 chromosome 2, whole genome shotgun sequence DNA encoding:
- a CDS encoding IucD, Lysine-ornithine N-monooxygenase encodes the protein MDQAKYRNLEVYDLVCVGFGPASLSIAIALDDRHKERKSSDAHAVPPKVLFLEKKLAFGWHTGMLLEDSRMQISFIKDLVTLRNPKSPFTFMNYLHTHSRLADFANLNTFSPFRSEFGDYLRWCAAHFIDDAAYGQEVLQVIPEDAEGDNPVRHFIVKSRNVVTGLITYRKTRRVVIATGARPHLPDHYPKHHPRVVHSSEFLHRVPGILEGIQRPRIAVVGSGQSAAEIFDYLRGNCPVSTVNLLIRGQHLRPSDDSPFVNEIFNASKVDEVYHRSLGVRSRTILDDKNTNYGVVRVKLLERIYESLYRERLGGNPAKKPMHQILNFRSVVAVNKATPDSESLCLTIQILPGSCESKQDLTTMEVDLLIAATGYKHGYPDDILDGCASLISDEKGGWRVDRDYRLMFDEGKVSRGAGIWLQGCNEATHGLSDSLLSVMATRSAEVVASMFGCRTAKRPTYSLL